The Gemmatimonas sp. UBA7669 genome has a segment encoding these proteins:
- a CDS encoding 3'-5' exonuclease — protein MFGTHVTPRPTTLSARAARCLANGPLDPLTLMRDVCQVQRLQTDAAERMAQALLGSHPEFVRLASGHWALAAAAGTPAAHGILSETLPGTGPATHVPAGRSEQGLGPGRAQTRRAETQAGPALHDITWAVVDVETTGTRPSGGDRITEIAIATVRGGEVVEVFSQLINPERPIPPYITSLTQITWEMVRDQPVFRQVADEVQARLQGAVFVAHNASFDWRFVSEELRRSTGRELHGPRLCTVRMARALVPELSRRSLDHVTRHFGIDIEARHRAEGDAVATARALQRMLVLAEREGLTDWPALERHVEGPTARRRRTAADRRRRAFPLPSSEDSSA, from the coding sequence GTGTTCGGCACTCATGTCACCCCACGCCCCACCACGCTCTCGGCCCGTGCTGCCCGCTGCCTGGCGAATGGGCCGCTCGACCCGCTCACGCTCATGCGCGACGTCTGCCAGGTCCAGCGCCTGCAGACGGATGCGGCGGAACGCATGGCCCAGGCCCTGCTGGGTTCCCACCCCGAGTTTGTCCGCTTGGCCAGTGGGCACTGGGCCCTGGCCGCGGCCGCCGGTACACCCGCCGCACATGGCATCCTCTCGGAGACCTTGCCGGGCACCGGTCCGGCAACACATGTGCCGGCCGGCAGGTCGGAGCAGGGGCTCGGACCAGGCAGGGCCCAGACGCGGCGTGCAGAGACCCAGGCGGGGCCCGCTCTGCACGACATCACCTGGGCGGTGGTGGACGTGGAAACGACAGGGACCCGGCCCAGCGGTGGGGACCGCATCACCGAGATTGCCATTGCCACGGTGCGGGGGGGCGAGGTCGTGGAGGTGTTCAGCCAGCTCATCAATCCGGAACGCCCCATTCCGCCCTACATCACCTCGTTGACGCAGATCACCTGGGAGATGGTGCGCGACCAGCCGGTGTTCCGGCAGGTGGCCGACGAGGTGCAGGCCAGGCTGCAGGGTGCGGTGTTCGTGGCGCACAACGCGTCCTTCGATTGGCGCTTCGTGAGCGAAGAACTGCGGCGCAGCACGGGACGTGAACTGCATGGGCCGCGGCTTTGCACGGTGCGCATGGCGCGCGCCCTCGTGCCGGAGTTGTCGCGCCGCTCGCTCGATCACGTGACGCGGCACTTCGGCATCGATATCGAGGCGCGTCACCGGGCAGAAGGCGACGCCGTAGCGACGGCGCGCGCGCTGCAGCGCATGCTGGTGCTCGCCGAGCGTGAGGGGTTGACCGACTGGCCGGCGCTCGAGCGCCACGTCGAGGGCCCCACCGCGCGTCGTCGCCGCACCGCTGCCGATCGGCGTCGGCGTGCCTTTCCCCTTCCGTCCTCTGAGGATTCTTCCGCGTGA
- a CDS encoding redox-sensing transcriptional repressor Rex produces MKRIAESTVRRLSMYLRYLEDLDTRGQQTASSDELAHLCGTTPAQVRKDLSFFGSFGKRGLGYPVHELTAHLREILGLEREWKVIIVGAGKIGAALANYRGFRQRGFTIVGVYDNDPNKVGQPWGEAIVRPMDELARDVAREDASIAVLAIPSEDAQAVVDLVVNAGVRAILNFAPAQITVPPHVSLKSVNMAMELEGLSFALTNGTDLSQGAA; encoded by the coding sequence GTGAAGCGTATCGCCGAATCCACCGTCCGCCGGCTCTCGATGTACCTCCGCTACCTGGAGGACCTCGACACCCGCGGTCAGCAAACCGCCTCGAGCGACGAACTGGCTCACCTCTGCGGGACCACCCCCGCGCAGGTGCGCAAGGACCTGTCATTCTTCGGGTCGTTCGGCAAACGCGGGCTGGGCTACCCGGTGCACGAACTCACGGCGCACCTGCGCGAGATTCTGGGGCTCGAGCGCGAGTGGAAGGTGATCATCGTGGGCGCCGGAAAGATCGGCGCGGCGCTGGCCAACTATCGCGGATTCCGCCAGCGCGGCTTCACCATCGTGGGCGTGTACGACAACGACCCCAACAAGGTTGGTCAGCCCTGGGGTGAAGCCATCGTGCGGCCCATGGATGAGTTGGCGCGCGACGTGGCCCGGGAAGACGCCTCCATTGCCGTGCTGGCCATTCCCTCAGAGGACGCGCAGGCGGTGGTGGACCTCGTGGTGAATGCCGGCGTGCGGGCCATCCTCAACTTCGCGCCGGCGCAGATCACGGTACCGCCGCATGTGTCGCTCAAGTCGGTGAACATGGCAATGGAGCTCGAAGGCCTGTCCTTCGCCCTCACCAACGGCACCGACCTCAGTCAGGGCGCGGCCTGA
- the rsmA gene encoding 16S rRNA (adenine(1518)-N(6)/adenine(1519)-N(6))-dimethyltransferase RsmA, with amino-acid sequence MKPRDLPKARKRFGQHFLRDTRVLADIADALGDVSQRTVVEIGPGRGALTDLLVQRAAKVVAVEVDRDLVQHLRMRYEGRDSVEIVEGDVLDQPLAPLANGPFVLAGNVPYYITTPIIFHALALPRPEVAVYLVQKEVAERMAAPPGDKTYGALSVNLQAVVHVELLRRVPPGAFNPPPAVDSAVVRLVPRATPDIEPEFEERFRRFVLAAFGLRRKQMVRVLRTVAHLDAESAQALCTECGIAAEARPETLAPADFARVVRALALRPRPD; translated from the coding sequence ATGAAGCCCCGGGATCTGCCGAAGGCGCGCAAGCGCTTCGGGCAGCACTTTCTGCGCGACACCCGCGTGTTGGCCGATATTGCCGACGCGTTGGGCGATGTGTCGCAGCGCACCGTCGTGGAAATCGGACCAGGGCGTGGTGCGCTGACCGATCTGCTCGTGCAGCGCGCGGCGAAAGTGGTGGCGGTGGAAGTGGATCGTGATCTCGTGCAGCATTTGCGTATGCGATACGAGGGCCGCGACAGCGTGGAGATCGTCGAGGGGGATGTGCTCGATCAGCCACTCGCACCGCTGGCGAACGGGCCCTTTGTGCTCGCCGGCAACGTGCCGTACTACATCACCACACCCATCATCTTTCACGCGCTCGCGTTGCCGCGTCCCGAGGTGGCCGTGTACCTCGTGCAGAAGGAAGTGGCGGAGCGCATGGCGGCGCCACCGGGCGACAAGACCTACGGGGCCTTGAGCGTCAATCTGCAGGCCGTGGTGCATGTGGAGTTGCTGCGTCGCGTTCCACCGGGTGCGTTCAATCCACCGCCCGCCGTGGACAGCGCGGTCGTGCGATTGGTGCCACGCGCCACACCGGATATCGAACCGGAATTCGAGGAGCGCTTTCGCCGCTTCGTGTTGGCGGCGTTCGGCCTGCGACGCAAGCAGATGGTGCGCGTGTTGCGCACGGTGGCGCATCTGGATGCCGAGTCGGCGCAGGCACTCTGCACCGAGTGTGGCATTGCGGCGGAGGCGCGTCCCGAAACGCTCGCGCCCGCCGATTTTGCGCGCGTGGTGCGCGCGTTGGCGCTCAGGCCGCGCCCTGACTGA
- a CDS encoding PP2C family protein-serine/threonine phosphatase gives MSEVAALLAAFHEATGRQAALWERRDTPPHPVLLGGTSAEFAERTEAGVGAWDVSAWARGQGLQAHLVNTGESVGWLMVEPGDAPETDQFLGRLFPLIHRLAHERDGATTELVERYEEINLLYAIGELLGGTTSVESVADTLLGELAATVGARRAVFLQTNRHAHTLTPIATLGLGDLDYTPVSLEAQEHIAVRAYRSGGACTVDAGAAPAADPILAGRGAALMAVAITRPSTGLGITGTFPVPSRRGADGVAVPLGVLVLAGRHNGTPFTAGDRKLVAAVSTQVGTAMHNATLVRAAVERQQFQREMQLAHELQLKLLPSPTVVQPEARAAARVVPAESVGGDFFLLARLDRDRTGVLIGDVSGHGYQSALVMALALSAAAIHVQAAFDPSIAVDAVQRSLRDELTSTEMSIAMCYAVIDSRAGELRYANAGHPHAFRLGRDGELTRLGAVAPSIGFTEDPVEECVVRWRPDDRLVFFTDGVSDARDQQGRRLGEQAVLDLLAAAPPTATPDELLESVFAQVEAHVGRAPLRDDWTVVVVDRP, from the coding sequence ATGAGTGAGGTCGCAGCCCTTCTGGCCGCGTTTCACGAGGCCACTGGGCGACAGGCGGCCCTCTGGGAACGACGCGATACCCCTCCGCACCCCGTGTTGCTTGGCGGCACGAGTGCGGAGTTTGCCGAACGCACCGAAGCCGGGGTGGGCGCGTGGGACGTGTCGGCCTGGGCCCGCGGCCAGGGGCTGCAGGCGCATCTCGTGAACACCGGCGAAAGCGTTGGCTGGCTGATGGTCGAACCCGGCGACGCGCCGGAGACCGATCAATTCCTCGGTCGACTGTTCCCGCTCATTCATCGCCTGGCACACGAACGCGATGGGGCTACGACCGAGCTCGTCGAGCGCTATGAGGAGATCAATCTTCTCTATGCCATTGGTGAGCTGCTTGGCGGCACCACGTCGGTGGAGAGTGTGGCCGACACCTTGCTTGGTGAGTTGGCGGCCACGGTCGGCGCGCGGCGTGCGGTGTTCCTGCAGACCAATCGTCACGCGCACACGCTCACACCCATTGCCACGCTTGGCCTCGGCGACCTCGACTACACACCGGTGTCGCTCGAGGCGCAGGAACACATCGCGGTGCGTGCCTATCGCTCTGGTGGCGCGTGCACGGTCGACGCGGGGGCAGCACCGGCGGCGGACCCCATTCTGGCGGGGCGGGGCGCCGCGCTCATGGCCGTGGCCATTACGCGCCCCAGTACCGGCCTCGGAATCACGGGCACCTTTCCGGTGCCCTCACGGCGCGGCGCAGACGGCGTGGCTGTGCCGCTCGGCGTGCTGGTCCTCGCGGGCCGTCACAACGGTACGCCATTCACGGCCGGTGATCGCAAGCTGGTGGCGGCGGTCAGCACGCAAGTGGGAACCGCCATGCACAATGCCACACTGGTGCGAGCGGCCGTCGAGCGTCAGCAGTTCCAGCGAGAGATGCAACTGGCGCACGAGCTGCAGCTCAAGCTCTTGCCCAGCCCCACGGTCGTGCAGCCTGAAGCACGGGCCGCCGCGCGCGTGGTGCCGGCGGAAAGCGTCGGTGGTGACTTCTTCCTGCTGGCCCGCCTCGATCGCGACCGCACCGGGGTGCTGATTGGCGACGTCTCCGGTCATGGCTATCAGTCGGCGTTGGTGATGGCGCTCGCACTCAGCGCGGCGGCCATTCATGTGCAGGCGGCGTTTGACCCAAGCATCGCGGTGGACGCCGTGCAGCGATCGCTGCGTGATGAGCTCACGTCCACGGAGATGTCGATCGCCATGTGTTATGCGGTCATCGACAGTCGGGCCGGTGAGCTGCGCTACGCCAATGCTGGACATCCTCACGCGTTCCGACTCGGCCGTGATGGGGAACTCACACGCCTCGGCGCCGTTGCACCGTCCATTGGCTTTACCGAGGATCCGGTGGAGGAGTGTGTGGTGCGTTGGCGGCCCGACGATCGCCTGGTGTTTTTCACTGATGGCGTGTCGGATGCGCGCGATCAGCAGGGGCGCCGTCTGGGTGAACAGGCCGTGCTCGATCTGCTGGCGGCCGCCCCGCCTACGGCAACACCGGATGAGCTGCTCGAATCGGTGTTCGCGCAGGTAGAAGCCCACGTGGGACGTGCGCCGCTGCGTGATGACTGGACGGTGGTCGTGGTGGATCGCCCATGA
- a CDS encoding MBL fold metallo-hydrolase, producing the protein MSVPQPAVETRQVGRVRVHAIQAGGQQLDGGAMFGVVPKTLWSRRIGADERNRIPLGMRCLLIEHEDGLVLLDTGSGNKETDKFHDIYGIENAGAEGRTALEDGLRSLGHDVGDVRWVINTHLHFDHAGGNTWRTPQGEVLPTFPNARYVVQAGELAYAEHPNERTTASYFPPNWAPVAASGRLDLVQGEREILPGVTVRPTPGHTPHHQSVILRSAGETLCFVGDLVPTVHHLPLPWIMGYDVEPLVTLESKRALLADALREDWLLCFEHDAHTGFGRVAFDGKAYHLAG; encoded by the coding sequence GTGAGTGTTCCGCAGCCTGCAGTCGAAACCCGCCAGGTGGGGCGCGTGCGCGTGCACGCCATTCAGGCCGGCGGGCAGCAGCTCGATGGCGGCGCCATGTTTGGCGTCGTGCCCAAGACGCTCTGGTCGCGCCGCATTGGAGCCGATGAGCGCAATCGCATTCCGCTGGGTATGCGCTGTCTGCTCATCGAGCATGAGGATGGGTTGGTGCTGCTCGACACCGGCTCGGGAAACAAGGAAACGGACAAGTTCCACGACATCTATGGCATCGAGAATGCCGGGGCCGAGGGGCGCACGGCGTTGGAAGACGGCCTCCGGTCCCTGGGCCATGACGTCGGCGATGTGCGGTGGGTGATCAACACCCATCTGCATTTTGATCACGCCGGAGGCAACACCTGGCGCACGCCGCAGGGCGAAGTGCTTCCCACGTTTCCCAATGCCCGCTATGTGGTGCAGGCTGGCGAGCTTGCCTATGCCGAGCATCCGAACGAGCGCACCACCGCGTCGTACTTTCCGCCCAACTGGGCGCCGGTGGCGGCCAGCGGACGTCTCGACCTGGTGCAGGGGGAACGAGAGATTCTTCCGGGGGTGACGGTGCGACCCACGCCGGGCCACACGCCGCATCACCAGAGTGTGATACTGCGTTCCGCCGGCGAAACACTGTGTTTTGTGGGCGACCTGGTGCCAACCGTGCACCATCTGCCGCTGCCATGGATCATGGGCTACGACGTGGAGCCGCTGGTCACGTTGGAGTCCAAGCGCGCGCTGTTGGCTGACGCGCTCAGGGAAGACTGGCTGCTCTGCTTCGAGCACGACGCCCACACGGGATTTGGACGGGTGGCCTTCGACGGCAAGGCCTATCACCTCGCCGGGTAG
- a CDS encoding ATP-binding protein, translated as MASRAVRSVPADRSGSSPKGEMLSVTVRQWRLASDVQGIEPVVHDIVGLCRAAGFSQRHCSLNVPVAVTEALANAILRGNACKDTLTVHVAVQVSVEQLLVEVCDQGCGFDLAAVQQSPDDDDWFEREDGRGVFLMRSLMDRVENDKRPETGEHRLRLVLYRT; from the coding sequence GTGGCCTCCCGCGCCGTTCGCTCCGTGCCTGCCGATCGCAGCGGTAGCTCGCCCAAGGGTGAGATGCTCAGTGTGACGGTGCGCCAGTGGCGTCTCGCGTCGGACGTGCAGGGCATCGAGCCGGTCGTGCACGATATCGTGGGACTGTGTCGCGCCGCCGGATTCTCTCAGCGGCACTGCAGTCTCAATGTGCCCGTGGCGGTTACCGAGGCGCTGGCCAACGCCATCCTCCGCGGCAACGCGTGCAAGGACACGCTGACGGTGCATGTGGCGGTGCAGGTCAGTGTGGAGCAATTGCTGGTCGAAGTCTGCGATCAGGGCTGCGGTTTCGACCTTGCCGCCGTGCAGCAGTCGCCCGACGACGACGACTGGTTCGAGCGGGAAGATGGGCGCGGCGTCTTTCTCATGCGGTCGCTGATGGATCGTGTGGAGAATGACAAGCGCCCCGAGACCGGCGAGCATCGGCTGCGTCTGGTTCTGTATCGCACATGA
- a CDS encoding STAS domain-containing protein — protein sequence MSFSLEHSNDVTIVTVQGQLVVTNRQEFKQMVLDAMEQGARTVVVDFTDASYIDSSGLGALVSLSRRLRDAGGDLRLVGLSDELRTLFELTRLDALFPLFATRADAVAAR from the coding sequence ATGAGCTTCTCGCTTGAACACAGCAACGACGTGACGATCGTGACGGTCCAGGGCCAACTGGTCGTCACCAACCGCCAGGAGTTCAAGCAGATGGTGCTGGACGCCATGGAGCAGGGGGCGCGCACCGTCGTCGTGGACTTCACCGATGCCAGCTACATCGACAGCTCCGGGCTCGGCGCGCTGGTTTCCCTCAGCCGACGTCTCCGGGACGCGGGCGGCGATCTGCGTCTGGTCGGCCTCAGCGACGAGCTGCGGACCCTCTTCGAGCTCACCCGCCTCGATGCGCTGTTCCCGCTCTTTGCCACGCGCGCTGACGCGGTGGCGGCCCGCTGA